One window from the genome of Cryptomeria japonica chromosome 6, Sugi_1.0, whole genome shotgun sequence encodes:
- the LOC131071465 gene encoding dnaJ protein homolog ANJ1, whose product MFGRAPKKSDNTKYYEVLGVSKSASADELKKAYKKAAIKNHPDKGGDPEKFKELAQAYEVLSDPEKREIYDQYGEDALKEGMGGGGASHNPFDIFESFFGGSPFGGSAFGGGSSRGRRQKQGEDVVHPLKVSLEELYTGISKKLSLSRNILCPKCKGKGSKSGASSRCSGCQGSGMRVSIRQLGPGMIQQMQHVCSDCRGSGETISDKDKCGQCKGNKVVQDKKMLEVNVEKGMQHGQKIVFQGEADEAPDTITGDIVFVLQLKEHPKFKRKGDDLYIEHSLTLAEALCGFQFTLKQLDGRQLLLKSSPGEIVKPGQYKAINDEGMPAYQRPFMRGRLYIHFSVDFPDSGSLLPEQCKAIETVLPPKPPCFLTDMELDECEETTLHDVNIDEEMRRKQQQQQQEAYDEDDEPAGGHRVQCAQQ is encoded by the exons ATGTTTGGGCGTGCGCCGAAGAAGAGTGACAACACTAAATATTATGAGGTCTTAGGTGTGTCTAAAAGTGCTTCAGCAGATGAATTAAAGAAAGCTTATAAAAAAGCAGCTATAAAGAATCACCCAGACAAGGGGGGTGATCCAGAAAAG TTCAAGGAGCTGGCCCAGGCATATGAAGTGCTCAGTGATCCGGAGAAAAGGGAGATctatgatcaatatggagaagatGCGTTGAAAGAAGGAATGGGAGGGGGTGGTGCCTCACACAATCCCTTTGACATTTTTGAGTCGTTCTTTGGAGGGTCACCCTTTGGAGGCTCTGCTTTTGGTG GTGGTAGCTCACGGGGCAGAAGACAAAAGCAAGGAGAAGATGTTGTACATCCTCTCAAGGTCTCCCTGGAGGAACTGTACACTGGCATTTCAAAAAAATTATCTCTTTCTAGGAATATTTTGTGTCCAAAGTGCAAGGG GAAGGGTTCCAAATCGGGTGCATCCAGCCGCTGTTCAGGATGTCAAGGATCTGGTATGAGGGTCTCAATCAGGCAGCTTGGGCCTGGCATGATACAGCAAATGCAGCATGTCTGCAGTGATTGCAGGGGCTCAG GTGAGACAATCAGTGATAAAGATAAGTGTGGGCAATGTAAAGGGAACAAAGTTGTTCAAGACAAGAAGATGCTAGAGGTTAATGTGGAGAAGGGGATGCAGCATGGCCAGAAAATAGTGTTTCAGGGTGAAGCTGATGAAGCA CCTGATACCATTACTGGAGACATAGTTTTTGTATTGCAACTGAAAGAACATCCCAAGTTCAAGAGAAAGGGTGATGATCTCTATATAGAGCACAGCCTAACCTTGGCGGAGGCTCTTTGTGGTTTCCAGTTTACCCTAAAACAACTTGATggcaggcagttgcttctcaagtCCAGCCCTGGGGAGATTGTCAAACCTG GTCAATATAAAGCCATAAATGATGAAGGTATGCCGGCATATCAGAGGCCATTTATGAGAGGTCGACTGTACATTCATTTCAGTGTAGATTTCCCGGATTCTGGATCACTGTTACCAGAGCAGTGTAAGGCCATAGAAACTGTACTACCACCAAAGCCACCATGCTTTTTGACAGACATGGAGCTGGATGAATGTGAGGAGACGACTTTACATGATGTCAATATTGACGAAGAAATGAGGCGGAAGCAGCAGCAACAGCAGCAAGAAgcttatgatgaggatgatgaaccAGCAGGAGGCCACCGTGTGCAGTGTGCACAGCAATAA